From the genome of Ptychodera flava strain L36383 chromosome 13, AS_Pfla_20210202, whole genome shotgun sequence:
catttcgATATGATTTTAGGCCTATAAAAGTAACTCCCAtctgaaaacaagaaaacacgGGAAGAGACATTAACAATTATAGTTCATGCATTGTGAATGAGCATTCCTTGTTTCTTCTACAGTCTGAGAAGCTGAATCTTTTTGGTGAAAAGAAGGACCTGCGAGCTGACGTCATCAAGAAAGCAGTCAATGATTGGTTAACAGAAAAATCAAATTGGCTATTGATATTAGATAACGCCGATGATTCTAAATGCATCTTTGATTATTTCCCTACATTCCCTGCAGGGGGTCACATCATTATAACATCACGTGACAAATCATATTCGTCATCTGCTTTATACCCTGAAGTCAAAAGACTGTTTTATATTGAGCCACTGGAGCTAGAAGATGCAATGTTATTATTACTGGCCAATTGTCGCAAAAAGGAATCGTGCATGGAAGAAAACCTCCTTGACGATTGTCGCAGTCAGATGTCCGCGATGTCGACAGAGGATCACAAAAACCACGAGGCGCTAAAGTGGCTGGCAGGTCCAGATGGTCTAGATGGTTTGCCACTCGCTCTCATCGCAGCCGCCAAGTACATGAATGAAAATGCAACGACTTTTTCTGCATATAAAAAGTTTGCACAAACATGCGTTGACAAAGAACTGTTTCCCACAAGTGAAGACGACCCACTCAGAGCCTGGTTGAGAGACATCGATTTAGAAAAGTACCACTCTAAGCTAAGTGAAATCACCAAGAACTCTCTCACGGCTTTCTTGGAGCTAACAGAAGAGAAGCTGCACTCAATCGAAATGACGGATGAAGAAATCCGTAAATTCCTGGAAGAAAGAGAACATGGAGTGAATATCAACAAATGGATGTACAGACGGAAACAAGTTTTAGCTACTTGGAGTTTAAGTTTCCGGAAGCTGGAAAAGACCAAGGAGGGAGAAGCGGCTCTTGAGCTTCTGCAGTTGTGCGTGTTCCTTGAACCAACAATTTCAGAAGACCTTATCGTGAAAGGAGCAGAATCCATCGGTCTGGAGTGTCTGAAATCTAATTTGATGGAGGGGGTAGAAGGATATAAACCAATAGATCAACCCGTTCAAATCCGCCGAAACCTCAACAAAGTACTACGTGGACTAAGGAGATACTGCCTCGTTGACAGTAACTATAACGGCAAGGACCAGAAAAAGAGCTACCAGGGTCAAAACAGTAACTTTACTATTCACAGGGTAATCAGAAAAGCGATTAAAGCGGGACTGTCAAAAGAGAAAGAGCAACGCGCGATGTCCAGTGCGATATCTCTATTGACCACGATCTTTCCAAGTTACGAGGAAATCTACAGTAAATTCACAGGTGTCTATCATCCCCTCCCAGAGGTAGAGGAGGAAGTAACAGTTCACACCAAGTCATTGTGTCGCAATTTAAGGAAAGAATTGCTGGAATCCAAACAAATTGAAGATCCCATCCCTCTTCTGTATGCGGTGGCGCTGTTTTACAAACGATTCAAACGACTACCAGATGAGGCTCTTCCGCTTTACGTGAAAGCTGTAGAAGCAGCAACTACTATGACAACAGGAGATGATATATTTCGAAACCGCACACTGGGTTATGGCAAGTATTACAAATTCGTAAAATGTTTCTTGCTGTTGCTATCCGATCTTAGGGAGCCGCAGAATAGgaaggggtcactcaaaatattgtaagctacaaggggggttgctcaaaatatgGAGAGAAAGAAGAGGGTCAGCCAATTTTTGGTGCgaaacaaattgaaacacctctcagactgtaccattgtacacatcaatttttcaaaattttcgatgccaGAGGGGGAAATCCcactctcgtgctctccccttggggtgttctaacattTTACTAGTAAAACAACAAGTTggaacacctctcagattgcaccagactgcaccgttgcacacatcaatttccaaaatttttcataaaatctaGGAAAAAATCGACCTGTTGTGAATTCACGGTTAGGCTTATTATCAAATAGACTCGGACATATACATTTTGACTGACATCAGTTCAATAACCACTTTGACGTTTAACCATACCATTTAACCATATTAAGGCTTTTTATGAGAAGCTGGCACCATTAGAAACTGCGCGGCTGGCTACGTTGCAAACAAATAATGAGTGGATTGAAACAATACTGACTCTGACTGATAGTCCTCTAATATCGTTTACAGAAATGTAAGAATTTGCAAATGACATAAGagggtcacagattttccattcctgtataatctttggtcttcaatctctggcaaactgagaacggttttttacaaaatgtattgtcattgtttggttgttgaatattattAATCAAACACGaatcatgcaaaaatgtaattaaaatatcagtgttcgatgtcatttttaaacattttaccaTGTGCAAAATAAGTTGGAACAACACTCAGATTGCAACATGTCacaaacatcaatttctcaaaatttttgatgcgAGAGGGAGACTCACTCGTGTTCTCCCCTTTGGTttgttcaaacagttttactaaGACCGCACCATTGCAgatatcaatttctcaattttccATACAAGGTAGGAGACACCCCTCTGacctttttcaactgtcatgagataactgatgataatgTAGCAGGGAAGGCCTACACCAGAATTCGAAGGTCTTTactattatagaaataacgggcgacgcgctgaccattaacgttcatttgtgggcaagggcgagaggaaagccgaaaattaacgggcgaggcttgccgagcccgttaatttggctttcctcgagcccgcgcccacaaataaacgttaatggtcagagtggagtctgttatttctattatattatcagcgaacccaagaaaaccgtcaaaatttgcgaaaatttcaggagcatgcgacaactgggccccagaaactgagcaatacgcgacgcactatcacgcgcgctgtaaaaaattggcaaatccggagatgttttcaggaaAAGTATCtgaacttgacctacaagtgctccattttattttgtgattgattatgatttacgtttgaggtgtaaagttacgatactcagagttgttaatcttattattcatattcacgggcatgtaaacaaaccattactgtgtactagtatttgtggtcagtcacgtggttcagctcgactaATCAAATTGCGActgggcagggcatggtaatataatgctgtatctttgtcaattttataaatacatgcattgatatttaacttttctaagttgggggggggggggttcagtcaaaatttctgttaccgaggggttactcaaatttatcatggTTGGCAGGAGAAAACTTGAAcattcggagtttccgatgaaatttcTCCGACcctccaggccgtaaataatgacggctcccttacacGATCTCCCTACTGCAAATATAATGAATACGCAGCTGACTACACATAGTGCGGTGTGCAGTACCATCGATTTTCATGAAGTGCAAGAAAACAGAATCGCAGTCACAATATAATCTTGTCATTTTCgtaaaattttccaaagatTGGGCAAGAGAAGCTACACCAAAATTGCACGCTAAAGTAATGTCATAATTCTAAAGTGCCGACTGAGCAATGCGATGCACAATGCCATGTTTATCAATAGCACAAGTGGGAAAATCTGCCGAATCAGCATTTACATACTGAATCTTTTTCTAAGAAAGAAAAATCTTGCCATTTGTCTTGGAATCTAGCTCGGTTACATCGTTTTTGAATGCATTATTTTTCAAACTGACATGTACCGAGCCATGCAAATATCAATGGTAAGATGATTTCTGCATTTCTTACATCACATGCTTGccttgaacaaaataaaacagatagtCTTGCTTCAATTTCTGTGCATTCGTGATTGGTTAAATTgtaaaactacatgtacttgaaTTTCTATCAGCCGGAGTGGTTAGGTTGGTGTTACCTTACTGATGAATTTCGATTTTTTAACTCTTTAGCCCACTATCAACTTGGGAAAGTGCTGATAGAACTTGACAACGTTAAAGCATTTGGCCATCTTGAAAAAGCAGAAGATCACTACAAGAAAATCTCAGAGAAAAGAGCCGAGAGCGGTGATGAGGAAGACTCTGAGGATAAACTGTACATGGCAAAACGTAAATAACGTTTTTACAACATTACCAGTGAAAATAGAGTATTAGTATGTATTTTATAGCTTGCCATGTCAAAGCTTGCTAAATCAATGTCACAAAATTGACTATGTCGCATATGTTCATGTTCCCAACAGTCTGATTTAATTCTTCCATccagtttttattttcatcgtgTTACTTCAAAACAGCCTTACTTAATCAGTCTGATACAGTACCTGGTCAAATCGAAGTTACTTAAGCTATCTGTTTCTAAGTACTTCTATGCCCTATTTCGTCATTCGCGTATTTATACCTTCAAATGTGTTTCTTACGAACAGTAAACTTCGCACAAGCAAGAGCATATGAAAAGGGGTATCTGCGAGATTACCAGAAACCTGTTCCTAATGACGATGTTTTGAAAATCATCGAGGAAAAATTACAGACTGCAATGGATATTACGGAGGAATCATCAAACAATGATCATCAAAAATGGAGAGCTATAAGTAAGTACTTCGATCAGTCAAAAGACTCTGGAAAAATTATACCAAGTTGAAGATTTCCTGGGAAAGATGACAAACACCTCCGTCATTCGAATTTGTATGTTTaagtatttcttttcaaattgatCGGTGAATACATAGGCTAAAGCGTGCGTAGCGTAATTTCACACTATGTACACTTTATTTCAGCTATGCATGAATATGCACTTTTCCTGAGCCGAAAAGAGCCAGTGGATAAAAACAAAGTCGAGAAATTACTGCGAGAATCTTTAAAGATGAAAAGTGAACTGTGGGCGTCAGATCATGTAAGCGTGGCGATAGGTAAGTAATTAAGATATTGTTACAGCTATCACAGCctggaatttgaaaaaaagagatCATATCTGCTTCATTTAAATATTGCTTAGCTGATAGACCGTGTACTTAATATTTGTAGACTTATGTAAGCATTGCACTGATGGACTTGGGAACGTCCTCTacgacaaaatttgtaaaacagAGGTTCAATGATTAATACTGTACCCTTTTCTTTAGGAAAGACAGACCTGGCAAGATTCTATCTTTTTAACTTCAAGAAAGATACCAGTGAGTACAAAGAAGTTGAAGATCTTCTAGAAGAAGCACTTAAGATGAAAGAACGTGTTCTGCCTCACTACGAACAGTTCTTAAGTTGGCAGATGGGAGTCTATTATCTCATAAGACTGTACCAGATTGTAGACAGTGAAGAGAAGAGGAAGATGTATGAAGACATTCTGAAAACGAACTCAGATAAACCATTTGACGAATTTCACGAGTCTTCACGAGTCGGAGGTATTATAAAACATTAACCGCATGTTTGTCTTACTGTGTGAATATTGCAAATAAGACTATACTACGTTACTTTTGCCTAGTGGCGCATTTTAACGTGCATGATTCGAAATGTGAAAGGGCAATTGCAAAATATcatttggaaataaaattatgtaataATTTGTGAGACAAGTTTACGTATTTCTTCTAAGCATGCAACATTCTAGAGAAAAACAGCAGATTAAATTTGTCTCCTTCTGTTTCTTGCAGGTCTCCCGCCAGACCCACTTATTTGGACCTAATTTATCaaaatactaaaacagttgaaaGCGTAAAACGTGTGTACAGACTTCTAAAAGTCAGATTAGATGGGACAGTGATAAAGAAAGTCTTTCAGTGCAAATTATTTCACGTCAAGCAGTGAACTCTTAAAGACAATTGTGCAGTGCAAAAAGTAACTGAAACAAGTAATACTTTGAATCAAGTTGCGTCTTTATGTACGATATTATTGAGTTTGCAATACTGTATGTATCTTTTGCATAGTTTTAAAAGTTTCCACATACTACAATCCCCGGTTATTTAGgcaacaaatatgttatctgaTGAAGATAACATTCGATACTTAGAATAGGTCATATAGTCTTAAAAATAAAGAAggtaaaattaattatttctgaaTCCTTGCAATTATTGACCTGAATTAAGTTTACTGTTATGAAGCAACACATATCCAACggaaaaatgaatatataaatacGCTTTTAAAGAATATAATGTTTCATTATTAATATATGTACCACTTTAATACACGACTtttaatatgagagagagagagagagagagagagagagagagagagagagagagagagagagactaatTCAAAGTAAATATGCGAATCATTTTTGGATacattgaaattgaaagttatTTTAGATGCACGACTTTAAACGTAATATCCGAAAGGaattgcttgcatattaatatttcaaaatagaaaataatagaTACTGGGAAACAGATATAGTACCCCGCCTAGTAAATAACGACAACTGTTCATCAATTAGGGACTACATAGAAATGTAAAGCACATGAGATAGATAACAATGTATTTTcaatactttgattttttaCAACCACTAGTACTCGACATTTAACGtcatcgaaaaaaaaaaatcacacttgtATGTAGATTGTGTAAGAACACCAGTGCAAAAAGAGTGTCGGAACTCTCACTTGTAGTTGTGTAGTGTTTGTGTAATGTTGAAGAACTTGGTCAAACACAATAAAACTGCTTGTACATTCTTTACTGTCAGGTTGTTACTGGAAATAAACAGCTATATAGAAATAGACGTTTTGTCTGTGTGTTCTTTTTTGCCTTATACATTGTTCATTTTGTCTTTACCACTAAAGTGTCTCTGCTACTAAACAGTGTGTTGTCGATCATTCCATTCGTCAATCATTTGACACACAGAAATCTAACTTTTAGACTCATTACACAAGTACTATTGACGATGAAAAGACgtaaaattcaagaaaattatcaaaggttTAGTTTAGTTTGGTTTCTCAATACACACTAAATGATCACAAGACTTAATAAATCTCCTATGTGTACTTGAAATGTCAAGGGCTGATCATTGCTACCTTGGAAATCATGTAATGAGGACAAAAAATACCATTGTCAGGTTCTAACATACCATGCATCAAACAAGTGGACACGACATTTCAAGTAGCATTAAACCAATATGAGATGTCATCATTACCTGTGCAATGTTTGGAGGAGGAATTGTGATCAAAGCGCCAGTACAATTAGGTTACTCAAAGAACTTTATGCTAATTAATCAAATCCAATGTCCTTTGCTGTCTAAGGACATTGTCTTGGATAATCTAAGATTACGCTCATTCGTcgctgaaattaaaaaaaaaatcgaaatctTGTCAAGCTCTATTTACAGCgattgtgtttatatttccctGGTTCGATTTCCATTTAGTAGGTTACCCCTGACTTGACTCAGTCTGCGCATGACACTGCTGATGATAACATACTGTCACACTCGTCTAGCTTTTCGCTTCTTTGTGGTTCTTGTGCGGTAGTTTAACTGAGCCTCCATCAAGGGAGAACTGCCTTTTAAAGTTTTCCTTTGAAAAGTTAAGTGTTTTTTGTTAAGTGTTTATGTGAGTCTTTGTATGGTTGAAATGCCGTTACGAAGCAAAAGTCGATCGAATTAGTCGAGGGAAGAACATAAAAGTGTGAAGAACATGAGCAAGGATAGAAGAATGAGTGGAGAAAGCGAATCAACTCATGAGAAATATGGGCGtttggaagaagaagaagatctAACGGTAAATTTCAAAGCTTATGGCCAGAATTTTTTGAGAGACTTTAATAGATGTAATTAGAAGCGCGAAACAGTTGGTTGTAAAAATCTATATCTGCAAAACATGCCAATTGTAAAAGAATATTGCTGGTCTAAGGTGTGCACATGACTTGAACGTTGTTCtgccagagaaaaaaatggtATTAGGATATAACCTCATGATCTCCCATTACATATTCCTGACAAAGTCGTGACAAACTTCTTAGAAGCATATTTGACCAGTTGTCAAATGTAGTGTCACCGACCCCGAAGAAGGCGGATCATATTTCAACAGAAACAGATACAGTTTCGTCTCCAGCGTTAGAGTTAAAACTCCAAACT
Proteins encoded in this window:
- the LOC139147140 gene encoding uncharacterized protein, translating into MDVSVVVITSVAIGLGAGAVAYMAIKRQNDDIKNRVDDVINNFDAIEDLQNKVAAIDAINNKVDDIKSEVDAIEDLQNKVAAIGDLKNKVAAIDDMNNKVDDIKNKVDVIENLMPKVDEPDLLEYMRAPNPFFIGHEGKLEKIFKSYRKNQPKDTYSHPTQRRSVVHVINGPAGCGKSEIAVQYVDLYCEFYRNVLWIPAGSPKTLDYVFKQMSEKLNLFGEKKDLRADVIKKAVNDWLTEKSNWLLILDNADDSKCIFDYFPTFPAGGHIIITSRDKSYSSSALYPEVKRLFYIEPLELEDAMLLLLANCRKKESCMEENLLDDCRSQMSAMSTEDHKNHEALKWLAGPDGLDGLPLALIAAAKYMNENATTFSAYKKFAQTCVDKELFPTSEDDPLRAWLRDIDLEKYHSKLSEITKNSLTAFLELTEEKLHSIEMTDEEIRKFLEEREHGVNINKWMYRRKQVLATWSLSFRKLEKTKEGEAALELLQLCVFLEPTISEDLIVKGAESIGLECLKSNLMEGVEGYKPIDQPVQIRRNLNKVLRGLRRYCLVDSNYNGKDQKKSYQGQNSNFTIHRVIRKAIKAGLSKEKEQRAMSSAISLLTTIFPSYEEIYSKFTGVYHPLPEVEEEVTVHTKSLCRNLRKELLESKQIEDPIPLLYAVALFYKRFKRLPDEALPLYVKAVEAATTMTTGDDIFRNRTLGYAHYQLGKVLIELDNVKAFGHLEKAEDHYKKISEKRAESGDEEDSEDKLYMAKLNFAQARAYEKGYLRDYQKPVPNDDVLKIIEEKLQTAMDITEESSNNDHQKWRAITMHEYALFLSRKEPVDKNKVEKLLRESLKMKSELWASDHVSVAIGKTDLARFYLFNFKKDTSEYKEVEDLLEEALKMKERVLPHYEQFLSWQMGVYYLIRLYQIVDSEEKRKMYEDILKTNSDKPFDEFHESSRVGGLPPDPLIWT